In Pseudomonadota bacterium, one genomic interval encodes:
- a CDS encoding YgiQ family radical SAM protein, with translation MQTDFLPISQEDLKKKGWNALDVIIVTGDAYVDHPSYGAAIIGRTLEGEGFKVGIIPQPDWRRIDDFKKLGKPRLFFGITAGNMDSMVANYTAGKRTRKKDDYSPGGKPGLRPDRTTIVYTNRIREAFSDVPVVIGGIEASLRRFAHYDWWDDSVRRSILLDSRADILVYGMGEMQVVEIAQRLLQNKDLAGIRGTAIVGKSPGGGEQGAAINDKRQINNAIILPEGSIEIPSYEEVRKDKTRFNEAFKIIYTNQDPFKGKVLAQKHDTRYVIQYPPSLPFSAGQLDKIYELPYMRSWHPVYIKSGGVPGFETVKFSIISHRGCCGECSFCSLYMHQGRIIQSRSKGSILNEARLISERPEFKGTITDIGGPTANLYHAYCTLWKHTGACQYKHCLIPEKCKNLKPGYREGMELYSRILALRKVKHAFIESGIRYDLLIDKDSLEYLTYLCKHHISGQMKVAPEHSADHVLKIMNKPTFDVYEKFVTKYNEINKKLNKKQYLVNYLISSHPGSTLEDTLSLALYLMKRNIHPEQIQDFTPLPLTLSGTMFYTEMHPFTYEHVYVPKTFRERTMHRALIQYGNRKNREIIREALKIMHKEYLLKQFVENEKP, from the coding sequence ATGCAAACTGATTTCTTACCCATATCGCAAGAGGATTTAAAAAAGAAGGGATGGAATGCACTTGATGTAATTATCGTTACCGGCGATGCCTACGTTGATCACCCCTCTTATGGGGCTGCCATAATAGGGAGAACGCTGGAAGGGGAAGGGTTTAAGGTAGGCATCATCCCACAGCCTGACTGGAGGCGCATTGATGATTTTAAAAAGCTGGGGAAACCACGCCTTTTTTTCGGCATAACTGCCGGCAATATGGATTCCATGGTAGCCAATTACACAGCCGGTAAAAGAACGAGAAAAAAAGACGATTATTCTCCCGGAGGCAAACCGGGCCTGCGTCCTGACAGGACTACCATTGTCTATACAAACAGGATAAGGGAGGCCTTCAGCGATGTACCAGTCGTAATAGGAGGTATAGAGGCAAGCTTGAGAAGGTTTGCCCATTATGACTGGTGGGATGATTCTGTAAGAAGGTCAATCCTGTTGGATTCAAGGGCGGATATCCTGGTTTATGGTATGGGAGAAATGCAGGTTGTTGAAATTGCACAACGGTTGCTTCAGAACAAAGACCTTGCAGGGATACGAGGAACAGCTATAGTCGGCAAAAGCCCGGGAGGCGGGGAGCAAGGGGCAGCGATCAATGACAAAAGGCAAATTAATAATGCCATAATTTTGCCGGAAGGCAGCATAGAAATACCATCTTATGAAGAAGTAAGGAAAGATAAAACCAGGTTCAATGAGGCATTCAAGATAATTTATACAAACCAGGATCCTTTCAAAGGAAAAGTGCTGGCACAGAAGCATGATACACGTTACGTAATACAATATCCCCCGTCCTTGCCCTTCTCTGCCGGGCAGCTCGACAAAATTTACGAGCTTCCCTATATGCGGAGTTGGCATCCTGTCTATATCAAAAGTGGCGGTGTCCCGGGGTTTGAAACCGTGAAATTTTCCATTATCTCCCACAGAGGATGCTGTGGGGAATGCTCCTTCTGCTCGTTATACATGCATCAGGGAAGGATAATACAGTCAAGAAGCAAAGGATCAATCCTGAATGAAGCAAGATTAATATCTGAAAGACCTGAATTTAAGGGTACAATTACCGATATAGGAGGGCCCACAGCCAATCTTTATCATGCATATTGTACACTGTGGAAGCATACAGGCGCTTGTCAGTACAAACACTGCCTTATACCTGAAAAATGCAAGAACCTGAAGCCGGGGTACAGGGAGGGCATGGAATTATACAGCAGGATTCTTGCGCTGAGAAAGGTAAAGCATGCTTTCATTGAAAGCGGTATAAGATATGATCTGCTCATTGACAAAGATTCATTGGAATATCTTACATACCTCTGTAAACATCATATAAGCGGGCAAATGAAGGTTGCTCCCGAACATTCGGCAGACCATGTCCTGAAGATTATGAATAAACCGACCTTCGATGTTTATGAGAAATTCGTCACTAAATACAATGAGATAAATAAAAAGCTGAATAAAAAGCAGTATCTCGTCAATTATCTTATCAGCTCTCATCCTGGCTCAACACTCGAAGATACACTGTCGCTCGCCCTTTATCTTATGAAAAGGAACATCCATCCTGAACAGATACAGGATTTCACTCCCCTGCCACTTACATTGTCAGGCACAATGTTTTATACCGAAATGCACCCTTTTACCTATGAGCATGTATATGTTCCAAAAACTTTCCGGGAGAGAACGATGCATCGGGCACTGATACAATACGGAAACCGTAAAAACAGGGAGATAATCAGGGAAGCTCTTAAAATCATGCATAAAGAATATCTCCTCAAACAGTTTGTTGAGAATGAGAAGCCCTGA
- a CDS encoding PAS domain S-box protein — MQEKHPPPYEDLTHLVEQMRRRIAELEKSETELKKVDAELRETDKKYRNIYENATEGIFQTTSGGLFITANPSLAHIHGYDSPDDLVNSVTNINSQLYVHPEDRFEWMALIDKYGSVQNYEVEMYSKDKSLHWISMNIKAVRDNAGNLLHYEGTMQDITQRKKAEKALIESEERYRTAIEHSNDGITIIQENKHLYVNRKFVEMFEYDKPEEIIGMSVTFVVHPDDHELVIDINKRRQRGESVPSRYEFKGITKTGKIIYVEISGTSTTYGAQPVYLIYLRDITARKKNEDALRTERNRLLSLSDNAPFGIAMIDKKGVYRYVNPKFKELFGYELKDIANGKEWFKRVFPDLQYRKQALRTWINDIKSSKQREKISRTFDATCQDRTKKTINFFLVQLITGDYLVTFDDITERIQAHEALIKSHKELESLNRAKTKAVHHISHELKTPLAVIQGTIRILKRKAQFISTDYRVIETLERNLERLFAISNETDEIFRASQEIEASVLLDDLDRILQRMKDISEIPPDVQIHWNVLKEWTDQFLPTIIEDFQSIDLLSFVRLILEKIKQAANHRHIHYSLEGVNNLFITINPVVLKEICEGIIKNAIENTPEMGVIRIDLEQKDDRIWIHVTDSGIGITDENQKYILDGLFHTKETDLYTSKKPYDFGAGGKGFELLRIKTYARRFGFDITFKSKRCEHIPTDLDVCPGSISLCRKCKTTEECNFSGGTTFSVSFPIKPAEHFVH; from the coding sequence ATGCAGGAAAAACATCCTCCACCATACGAAGATTTGACGCATCTTGTAGAACAAATGCGCAGACGTATAGCTGAACTTGAAAAATCGGAAACAGAACTCAAAAAAGTTGATGCAGAACTGCGGGAAACCGATAAGAAGTATAGAAATATCTATGAAAATGCTACAGAAGGTATATTTCAGACAACCTCAGGAGGACTTTTCATAACGGCAAATCCTTCTCTTGCCCATATCCACGGCTATGACTCACCTGATGATCTTGTAAATTCCGTTACCAATATCAACAGCCAATTGTATGTCCACCCTGAAGATCGTTTTGAATGGATGGCACTGATTGATAAATATGGTTCGGTTCAAAATTATGAAGTGGAAATGTACAGTAAAGATAAAAGCTTACACTGGATTTCAATGAACATAAAAGCAGTCAGAGATAATGCCGGCAATCTTCTGCATTACGAAGGCACAATGCAGGATATTACACAGAGAAAAAAAGCGGAAAAGGCCCTCATCGAAAGTGAGGAACGTTACAGGACTGCCATCGAACATTCAAATGATGGCATTACAATTATACAGGAAAACAAACATCTGTACGTAAACAGAAAATTTGTTGAAATGTTTGAATACGATAAACCCGAAGAAATTATCGGTATGTCTGTAACCTTTGTTGTTCATCCGGATGACCATGAACTGGTCATCGACATCAACAAGAGAAGACAGAGAGGGGAATCCGTGCCCTCAAGATACGAATTCAAGGGCATTACAAAGACCGGAAAAATAATTTATGTCGAGATTTCAGGAACCAGCACCACCTACGGCGCTCAGCCGGTCTACCTTATTTATTTGAGAGACATTACTGCACGCAAAAAAAACGAAGATGCATTGCGCACAGAGAGAAACAGGCTACTGTCTCTATCTGACAATGCGCCATTTGGCATAGCCATGATAGACAAAAAAGGTGTGTACAGGTATGTAAACCCTAAGTTTAAAGAGCTGTTCGGCTATGAGCTAAAGGATATTGCAAATGGGAAAGAATGGTTTAAGAGAGTTTTTCCGGATCTTCAATATAGAAAACAGGCCCTCCGAACATGGATTAATGATATTAAAAGCTCTAAACAGAGAGAAAAAATATCGAGGACTTTCGATGCCACATGTCAGGACCGGACGAAAAAAACAATTAATTTTTTCCTTGTACAGCTTATAACCGGAGATTATCTTGTCACGTTTGACGATATTACAGAGAGGATACAAGCGCACGAAGCCCTCATTAAATCTCATAAAGAATTAGAAAGCCTTAACAGGGCAAAAACAAAGGCTGTTCATCATATTTCTCATGAGCTTAAAACTCCGCTTGCAGTAATCCAGGGAACTATACGAATTTTAAAAAGAAAAGCGCAATTTATTTCTACTGACTACCGTGTTATAGAAACCCTTGAAAGAAATTTAGAACGCCTCTTCGCCATTTCAAACGAAACCGACGAGATATTCCGCGCGTCACAGGAGATAGAGGCATCTGTTTTACTTGATGACCTTGATCGCATTCTGCAACGTATGAAAGACATATCGGAAATACCGCCTGATGTACAGATTCACTGGAATGTTTTAAAAGAATGGACAGATCAATTTCTACCGACCATAATAGAAGACTTCCAATCTATCGACCTTTTATCGTTTGTCCGGTTAATACTGGAAAAAATAAAACAAGCAGCAAACCACAGACATATACATTACAGCCTTGAAGGGGTAAATAATCTCTTTATCACAATAAATCCGGTTGTTTTAAAAGAAATATGCGAAGGCATCATTAAGAATGCAATTGAAAACACTCCTGAAATGGGTGTGATTCGAATTGACCTTGAGCAGAAAGATGACCGCATATGGATTCATGTTACAGATTCAGGCATCGGCATTACCGATGAGAATCAAAAATATATTCTCGATGGCCTCTTTCATACAAAAGAAACTGACTTGTATACATCTAAAAAACCCTACGATTTCGGTGCTGGTGGAAAGGGTTTTGAACTTCTCCGCATTAAGACATACGCGCGGCGTTTTGGTTTTGATATAACCTTTAAAAGCAAAAGATGCGAACATATCCCGACCGATCTCGATGTATGCCCTGGCAGCATATCCCTTTGTCGTAAATGTAAAACCACGGAAGAGTGCAATTTTTCGGGAGGAACAACATTTTCCGTTTCATTTCCGATTAAACCTGCAGAACATTTTGTTCATTGA
- the rlmD gene encoding 23S rRNA (uracil(1939)-C(5))-methyltransferase RlmD, translated as MYKTVDNQFITTEIIDIALPNNYGVAKTDGLVVFVPEAVIGDRVKVRILRKEKKVAYGEILEIVAPSPFRVMPRCPHFGPCGGCTFQSLAYEKQLDLKENYLLQTLKRIGGLDMKNIRIFPIFPSPDTYFYRNKLELAFGEREGIITMGLRERVSPFKNYKGNVVPIERCLITNPVTEKIIPFFTAFAQKHGLAAYNTFTGKGSLRHLILRESKTSGELMAVLETTEGIMPDLFPLWQSLVTLFPEAKSFYRIINNRPGDDFHTGKLNHIAGKTYIEETLNGFKFRVFPESFFQPNTRAAEILYRKIIELTGLKTDEKLLGLYCGAGPIEISLSGYTKEVIGIDSLHTNIINAKENCRLNNVKNCLFYAGKVEAILGKINLDKIDLLIVDPPRGGISKEGLKHIFRIDPKKIGYVSCNPSTLARDLKDILMHGYSITDIAPFDFFPHTPHIETFVAMHRS; from the coding sequence ATGTATAAAACCGTGGACAATCAGTTCATAACGACAGAAATAATTGACATTGCACTTCCAAATAATTACGGTGTAGCAAAGACAGACGGGCTCGTTGTTTTTGTACCCGAAGCCGTTATCGGCGATAGGGTAAAGGTAAGAATTCTCAGGAAAGAAAAGAAGGTTGCCTATGGAGAAATTCTTGAAATAGTTGCACCCTCCCCTTTCAGGGTTATGCCCCGATGCCCGCACTTTGGTCCCTGCGGCGGCTGTACTTTTCAAAGCCTCGCCTATGAAAAACAGCTTGATCTTAAAGAAAATTATCTGTTACAGACGCTCAAAAGGATCGGCGGGTTGGACATGAAAAATATCAGGATTTTTCCTATTTTTCCATCACCCGATACATATTTCTACAGAAATAAACTTGAACTTGCCTTCGGGGAAAGAGAAGGCATTATTACCATGGGGTTGCGGGAAAGGGTCTCGCCCTTTAAAAACTATAAAGGGAACGTTGTCCCAATCGAAAGGTGCTTAATCACAAATCCGGTTACAGAAAAAATTATCCCGTTTTTTACAGCTTTTGCCCAAAAGCATGGCCTTGCAGCCTACAACACCTTTACCGGCAAAGGGTCTCTCAGACACCTTATCCTCAGGGAATCCAAAACCAGCGGCGAATTGATGGCTGTCCTTGAAACAACAGAAGGCATTATGCCGGACTTATTCCCTCTATGGCAGTCTTTGGTCACCCTTTTTCCGGAGGCAAAAAGCTTTTACAGGATAATAAACAACAGACCCGGAGACGATTTTCACACTGGAAAATTAAACCATATTGCCGGAAAAACTTATATCGAAGAGACACTTAACGGCTTCAAATTCAGAGTTTTCCCGGAATCCTTTTTTCAGCCTAATACAAGAGCCGCTGAAATTCTATATAGAAAGATAATTGAGCTTACCGGTCTTAAAACAGACGAAAAGCTCCTGGGCCTGTATTGCGGTGCAGGCCCGATTGAAATCTCACTCTCAGGATACACGAAAGAGGTAATCGGCATTGATTCATTACATACAAACATTATAAATGCTAAGGAGAATTGCAGACTTAATAACGTGAAAAACTGTCTCTTCTATGCAGGAAAGGTTGAGGCAATTTTGGGTAAAATCAACCTTGATAAAATTGATCTGCTCATTGTGGACCCTCCCAGGGGAGGTATCAGCAAGGAAGGACTGAAACATATCTTTCGGATAGATCCAAAAAAAATAGGATATGTATCCTGCAATCCGTCCACACTGGCACGGGATTTAAAAGATATCTTAATGCACGGTTACAGTATAACCGACATAGCGCCTTTCGACTTTTTTCCTCATACTCCCCATATTGAGACGTTTGTTGCAATGCACCGTTCATGA
- the ligA gene encoding NAD-dependent DNA ligase LigA, whose amino-acid sequence MNKEEAKIRIEELRKEIDYHNHRYYVLDDPVISDAEYDRLMRGLSELEDAYPEFLNLNSPTQRIGAKPLESFSTVTHRTPMLSLANAMTAEEVVDFDKRVKKLLNVTDMDYVMEVKIDGLAVELVYEKGEFVLGSTRGDGFSGEDITQNLRTIKAIPMKMIENPDVPIPSLLEVRGEIYMGKKEFEELNKRRELSGEPLFANPRNAASGSVRQLDPKVIAGRRLNIFCYAMGEMRGASVQTHFQFLEYLKKWGFRVNPYAKLCENLDEVLKYYEDIHSARDRIDYEIDGTVIKANRFAYQDALGTVSRSPRWAIAYKFEAHEETTKIKRIDVQVGRTGALTPVAILEPVTVSGVEVSRATLHNEDEIKRKDIMIGDIVIVSRAGDVIPEVIRVIKEKRTGNENTFEMPDACPVCGEQVIRPPGEAIRRCININCPAQIKGSIEHFASKRAMDIDGLGEKLVEQLVDKNIIKDVSDLYYLSKETLSGLDRMADKSAENIINAINASKKRPFARFIYALGIRHVGEHISVLIAKQYKDIDELTAVKEEELINIPEIGPEVSSSITAFFRDDKNKKTIERILTAGVEIEYKKEDTKPLKGLTFVFTGTMKAMGRDEARKKVETLGAQTSSSISKKVDYLVAGTEAGSKLDKARELGIKVLSEEEFLDMTGER is encoded by the coding sequence ATGAATAAGGAAGAAGCAAAAATAAGGATTGAAGAGCTAAGAAAAGAGATCGACTATCATAATCACAGATACTATGTGCTTGATGACCCTGTGATTTCCGATGCAGAGTATGACAGACTGATGCGGGGGCTATCAGAACTTGAAGATGCATACCCTGAGTTTTTAAATCTCAACTCCCCTACTCAGAGAATCGGTGCAAAACCCCTTGAATCATTCTCCACAGTGACCCATAGAACACCTATGCTGAGTCTTGCAAATGCCATGACTGCAGAAGAGGTCGTGGATTTTGATAAACGGGTCAAAAAACTCCTTAATGTGACAGATATGGATTATGTAATGGAGGTAAAAATAGACGGATTGGCCGTTGAACTGGTATATGAAAAGGGTGAATTCGTCCTTGGTTCGACAAGGGGGGATGGCTTCTCAGGGGAAGATATAACACAGAACTTGAGGACAATAAAGGCAATACCCATGAAGATGATCGAAAATCCTGATGTTCCCATCCCGTCGCTCCTTGAAGTAAGGGGTGAAATATACATGGGAAAGAAGGAGTTCGAAGAACTGAACAAAAGAAGAGAACTTTCCGGCGAGCCCCTTTTTGCAAACCCGAGGAATGCGGCAAGTGGCTCTGTACGACAGCTTGACCCAAAGGTTATAGCAGGCCGCAGGCTTAATATATTCTGTTATGCCATGGGTGAAATGAGAGGAGCAAGTGTACAAACACACTTTCAGTTCCTTGAATACTTGAAAAAATGGGGATTCAGGGTAAATCCTTATGCAAAGCTATGCGAAAATCTGGACGAAGTTTTGAAATATTACGAAGATATTCACAGTGCAAGAGATAGAATTGACTATGAGATTGACGGCACGGTCATTAAAGCAAACAGGTTCGCCTATCAGGATGCTCTCGGCACTGTATCAAGGTCGCCAAGGTGGGCTATTGCCTACAAGTTTGAAGCACACGAAGAAACTACAAAAATTAAACGAATTGATGTGCAGGTTGGAAGGACCGGGGCGCTTACACCGGTTGCAATACTCGAACCGGTAACAGTCAGCGGGGTGGAAGTCTCAAGGGCAACCCTCCATAACGAAGACGAGATCAAAAGAAAAGATATTATGATCGGCGATATTGTCATAGTCTCCAGAGCAGGCGATGTAATACCGGAAGTTATAAGGGTTATAAAAGAGAAAAGAACAGGCAACGAAAATACCTTTGAAATGCCGGATGCATGCCCGGTATGCGGCGAGCAGGTAATACGGCCTCCAGGTGAGGCAATCCGGCGCTGTATTAACATCAACTGCCCGGCTCAAATAAAGGGCAGCATCGAACACTTTGCTTCAAAAAGGGCGATGGATATTGACGGCCTTGGAGAAAAACTTGTAGAACAACTGGTAGATAAAAATATTATCAAGGATGTATCGGATTTGTACTATTTAAGCAAAGAAACCTTGTCAGGCCTCGATAGAATGGCTGATAAATCCGCTGAAAACATTATAAATGCAATTAATGCATCGAAAAAACGTCCATTCGCACGGTTTATATACGCCCTCGGCATAAGACATGTGGGGGAACATATCTCTGTGCTCATTGCAAAACAATATAAAGACATCGATGAATTAACGGCAGTAAAGGAAGAGGAATTGATAAATATCCCCGAAATCGGGCCCGAGGTATCAAGCAGCATCACAGCCTTCTTCCGAGACGACAAAAACAAAAAAACCATAGAAAGAATCCTTACGGCAGGCGTTGAGATTGAATATAAAAAAGAAGATACCAAACCTCTTAAAGGGTTGACCTTTGTGTTCACAGGAACCATGAAAGCGATGGGCAGGGACGAGGCACGAAAAAAAGTGGAAACCCTCGGCGCTCAGACCTCTTCATCAATAAGCAAAAAAGTGGATTATCTTGTTGCAGGGACAGAAGCGGGATCGAAACTTGACAAGGCAAGGGAATTGGGCATTAAGGTTTTAAGTGAAGAAGAGTTCCTGGATATGACAGGGGAAAGGTGA
- a CDS encoding ammonia-forming cytochrome c nitrite reductase subunit c552 translates to MSRKTKLFSSLLVIAALFFVFIALRVVVLKPGSSVKLAKIPAGEYDPAIWGKSYPLEYKSYQKNLEMAPSPTGYGDSRKIQHSIKEPEILTNFKGMAFSKDYAEDRGHPYAVQDLKETKRINPNSPGACMTCKSANLIDIYKDMGWTYAKTPLAQLFPRIKHPIVCANCHDPATMNLRIINPAFIEAMQRRGIDVKKAPREQMRSYVCGQCHVEYYFEPKTSRVIFPWDKGLLPEQMYAYYSEKPGGFTEDWLHPDSLAKMLKAQHPDFETWSNGTHGKAGVSCADCHMPFMRENGQKYTSHRVTSPMKHIKSSCMTCHIESEVWLLERVKTTQNNVWQLQRIAGTLVAKAHEAIGKAGADAEANQVELDKAREFVRKAQWFWDIVAAENSMGFHNPTQILNTLGQSIDLAHQAISIANRAAVKHNNKPYQQDF, encoded by the coding sequence TTGAGTAGAAAAACAAAGTTATTTTCATCGTTGCTTGTAATAGCAGCCCTGTTTTTTGTTTTTATAGCCCTGCGTGTCGTGGTTCTCAAACCAGGATCATCAGTGAAGCTTGCAAAGATTCCTGCAGGTGAATATGACCCGGCCATATGGGGGAAATCATATCCCTTAGAATACAAGAGTTATCAGAAAAATCTTGAAATGGCGCCCTCGCCGACAGGCTACGGTGACAGCCGGAAAATCCAGCATTCCATAAAAGAACCGGAGATCCTTACAAACTTCAAAGGAATGGCGTTCAGCAAAGACTATGCTGAAGACCGCGGGCATCCCTATGCAGTTCAGGACCTTAAAGAAACCAAACGGATTAACCCTAACAGTCCCGGCGCCTGTATGACCTGCAAATCCGCAAACCTCATCGACATATACAAAGATATGGGCTGGACATATGCCAAAACGCCCCTTGCACAGCTTTTTCCCAGAATTAAACATCCTATTGTATGCGCAAATTGCCACGACCCGGCAACGATGAACCTGCGCATTATCAATCCTGCCTTCATTGAAGCAATGCAAAGGAGGGGCATAGACGTTAAAAAAGCGCCAAGGGAGCAAATGCGGAGCTATGTCTGCGGGCAATGTCACGTTGAGTATTATTTTGAACCGAAAACTTCCCGTGTAATATTTCCCTGGGATAAGGGACTTCTCCCTGAACAGATGTATGCCTATTATTCGGAAAAACCGGGTGGATTTACCGAGGACTGGCTCCACCCTGATTCGCTGGCAAAGATGCTCAAAGCTCAGCATCCGGATTTTGAAACATGGAGCAACGGGACTCATGGCAAGGCAGGCGTCTCATGTGCTGATTGCCATATGCCTTTCATGCGTGAAAACGGTCAAAAATACACCTCCCACCGGGTAACAAGTCCGATGAAACACATCAAATCTTCCTGTATGACTTGCCATATTGAAAGCGAAGTATGGCTGCTTGAGAGGGTGAAAACGACCCAGAACAATGTATGGCAGTTGCAGCGTATAGCAGGAACTTTGGTTGCAAAGGCACACGAGGCCATCGGCAAGGCCGGGGCAGATGCAGAGGCTAACCAGGTAGAGCTTGACAAGGCAAGGGAATTTGTGCGCAAGGCACAATGGTTTTGGGATATTGTAGCAGCCGAGAACAGTATGGGTTTTCATAATCCGACCCAGATACTCAATACACTCGGGCAGTCCATTGATCTTGCACATCAGGCAATTTCAATTGCAAATCGTGCTGCCGTGAAACATAATAACAAGCCCTATCAGCAGGACTTTTAA
- a CDS encoding NapC/NirT family cytochrome c has translation MKPRSDLLRVNNRKLFYKPKTLKSAWLSLLAGIMIALAAATGYQYAGSSGFCSLCHSMERVHAQWQISRHKQFACIECHMPAGNIVEKVTYKTRAGINDLVHETLRSYPAYITLSSLGRDIVNDNCLRCHFSTIENTMMVGSAQSCSKCHRNLVHGKNLQGGGVKIE, from the coding sequence ATGAAACCACGATCTGATTTATTAAGAGTAAATAACAGGAAACTTTTTTACAAGCCCAAAACCTTAAAATCGGCATGGCTAAGTTTGCTGGCTGGTATAATGATTGCATTGGCGGCAGCAACAGGCTACCAATATGCAGGAAGTTCCGGATTCTGCTCCCTCTGTCACAGTATGGAACGTGTACATGCACAATGGCAAATATCCAGACACAAACAGTTTGCCTGCATCGAATGCCACATGCCCGCCGGCAATATTGTAGAAAAGGTAACTTACAAAACCCGTGCCGGTATAAACGATCTTGTTCATGAGACCTTAAGAAGCTATCCGGCTTACATTACGCTGTCATCCCTGGGCAGGGATATTGTGAACGACAATTGCCTGCGCTGCCACTTTTCAACTATAGAAAACACAATGATGGTCGGAAGCGCCCAGAGCTGTTCAAAATGTCACCGCAACTTAGTTCACGGAAAAAACCTTCAGGGAGGAGGGGTAAAAATTGAGTAG
- a CDS encoding 3-oxoacyl-ACP synthase III family protein, whose translation MYINAAYHYLPDKIIPNSYYTHLIDLTDEWIYKRSGIRRRTKAGIDENTNTMSIDAVKSGIDRLPYDLKEVDLIVGATYTPYDTVATNAHAVQSHFAISRAKALSISSACSSFLNAVEVVEGYFAVNKSRRALVVASEHNTAYSDDTDKQSGYLWGDGAGAILISKERISEEDIEILDLNTTGLADVGKGLDGVYLRPNDGGLQMPYGKDIFVHACKHMVFEVENILKKNNFTMKDIEHFIPHQANSRIIGKVAEILGLKNGKLVMNIEDNGNTGSASTVIALSQNWNKFKKGELIVITVFGGGYSSGAMLLKK comes from the coding sequence ATGTATATTAACGCAGCATACCATTATTTACCCGATAAAATAATTCCAAACTCATACTATACACACTTAATCGATTTAACTGACGAGTGGATCTATAAACGATCAGGCATCCGGAGAAGAACAAAAGCAGGCATTGACGAGAATACGAACACAATGTCAATAGATGCTGTGAAATCCGGGATCGACAGACTCCCATATGATCTCAAAGAAGTAGATCTTATTGTCGGCGCTACATACACACCGTATGATACTGTTGCAACCAACGCCCATGCCGTACAAAGCCATTTTGCTATTTCCCGGGCTAAGGCCCTCTCTATTTCTTCAGCATGCTCATCTTTTCTTAATGCTGTGGAGGTAGTAGAAGGTTATTTTGCTGTTAACAAATCACGGAGGGCTCTTGTGGTTGCCTCAGAACACAATACCGCCTACAGCGACGATACGGACAAACAATCCGGTTATTTATGGGGAGACGGTGCAGGTGCCATACTTATTTCTAAAGAGAGGATATCTGAAGAAGACATCGAAATCCTTGACTTGAATACAACAGGTCTTGCCGATGTCGGAAAAGGTTTGGATGGGGTATATTTGAGGCCCAATGATGGTGGTCTGCAAATGCCTTATGGCAAGGACATCTTTGTCCACGCTTGCAAACACATGGTTTTCGAAGTTGAAAACATCTTAAAAAAGAACAACTTTACAATGAAAGATATAGAACACTTCATACCACACCAGGCCAATTCAAGAATAATCGGCAAAGTTGCAGAAATCCTTGGTTTAAAAAACGGAAAATTGGTCATGAATATCGAAGACAACGGCAATACAGGCAGCGCAAGTACGGTTATTGCCCTGTCGCAGAATTGGAACAAATTTAAAAAAGGCGAATTGATTGTCATTACCGTTTTCGGCGGCGGCTACTCAAGTGGCGCAATGCTTTTGAAAAAGTGA